In Mariluticola halotolerans, one DNA window encodes the following:
- a CDS encoding AsmA-like C-terminal domain-containing protein has protein sequence MTGADIDSNKTGRKLNYRRAARILLWIFGVPAVAFLVIYAKLLFGPMPVPFVRDRAMAGVIEALPENLTVVFGEASLAIEGGLAPVIVFTPVSIRDSDTGADIKMDKLEVGFSPVRALFGQPGISVTMVRPHFQVIQDLFGPRLAGLELVDDLSGDPATVWVMEGRSPLPSVRISAEGLAVNGPLPANAGASSFRSDNDWLIFNLLATEESLAAFEVQSREGRFSRLRVRDGVLDMHDSVYGLFRQFTDVELDIAPSRIRPRIRGTFAATLAGRRVEGTIVRSRNEAGNVEFESTATNLDFATLLPFIDDPDGLLAVRGAGDLAVKVEYSAEDGRLLNGVFDVDMTGAELRVDTDTFPIVTDNVRIEWQPDQAQFRISDAGLQIGQSSAELSGVFVMGLDKSYGPTLSMSLDAKNVVLHPNDMDAPEVPFDDVSFTGWSAPLYGALGIDQLVAKKPGVLVRTKGRADMVRAGIGIDMELSGSGASADDLKRLWPYFLSGSARDWFVANVMSGAVENAAMRFNFPVGSMAIGDEDKPVPEGALSIDIIGNDVEFTPTDTMAAIRVEGETRLQVRDDMTTVGMDGATLATDAGPVKVSDAALIIDTKGVGSTVFELSGDVDGDIPSLLALTNEQSPGVLSSFDAPVAPETLSGMVKGSLVATIVMEADDTVRSVDYAVNAAVDDFASSVPIENVSIDDGDLTFSVTPAGYSINGTAKVSGIDAVLDISGQLDGEPNILLSSELDVAQLAEMGFDASAYLNGKVRFVARPVADGSIQVAADLKDAALTVTDIGISKAAGVAGSLNAAITPDGDIYEVSDVSLTFADVDIKGGMIVDNSGLKSAEFSTFKLSPGDRASVNVTTTDTGVDLVLRGDQLDLKPMLKRFFALDQISTGGPQATQLDQAISLDVELKQAVGFYRTTAYNLDLELALKGEDIRNVSMQAQFAEGSAVSIATNPTQSGRTMSVAFNDLGTLLRFLNVYPRLLGGQGSLTLAQDTARKVDRGDLRLRDFALVDEEKVVEILGNHRDSRALVANENRLNFNDGEVQFIRRSDRIEVVDAVLDGDTTGGTMRGFVYTKTRQYDLTGTYIPLFALNNIFQKLPIVGQILGGRDGEGLVGVTFAVRGSLDDPQFLINPASILLPGAFRGLMEFRSREAPRETQ, from the coding sequence GTGACTGGTGCGGACATAGATAGCAACAAGACAGGCCGGAAGCTGAATTACCGCCGGGCGGCGCGTATCCTGCTGTGGATTTTTGGTGTGCCCGCCGTGGCGTTTCTCGTCATCTACGCCAAGTTGCTGTTTGGACCGATGCCGGTGCCGTTCGTGCGGGACCGTGCCATGGCGGGCGTGATTGAGGCTCTGCCTGAGAATCTCACAGTTGTGTTCGGGGAGGCCAGTCTCGCTATTGAAGGCGGATTGGCCCCAGTTATTGTTTTTACCCCGGTATCGATCAGAGACAGCGACACCGGCGCTGATATCAAGATGGACAAGCTTGAAGTCGGTTTTTCGCCGGTGCGGGCCTTGTTCGGTCAGCCGGGTATCAGCGTGACGATGGTTCGTCCCCATTTTCAGGTCATCCAGGATTTGTTCGGGCCCAGGCTTGCCGGGTTGGAGCTGGTGGATGATTTGTCGGGCGACCCTGCAACGGTGTGGGTCATGGAAGGGCGCTCGCCGCTGCCTTCCGTGCGCATTTCTGCCGAAGGGCTGGCCGTCAACGGTCCCTTGCCGGCAAATGCCGGCGCTTCCAGCTTTCGTTCTGACAATGACTGGCTGATCTTCAATTTGCTGGCGACTGAAGAGAGTTTGGCCGCGTTTGAGGTGCAATCGCGGGAAGGGCGGTTTTCGCGCCTGAGGGTGCGCGACGGCGTTCTGGATATGCATGATTCTGTCTATGGACTGTTTCGCCAGTTCACAGATGTGGAGCTTGATATTGCGCCATCCCGCATACGCCCGCGCATTCGCGGTACCTTTGCTGCCACCCTGGCCGGACGCCGGGTGGAAGGCACGATCGTGCGCAGCCGCAATGAGGCGGGAAATGTCGAATTTGAATCGACGGCAACCAATCTCGATTTTGCGACCCTTTTGCCGTTCATCGATGATCCGGACGGGTTGCTGGCTGTGCGCGGTGCGGGCGATCTCGCGGTCAAGGTCGAGTATTCGGCGGAGGACGGGCGCCTGCTCAACGGCGTTTTCGACGTGGATATGACCGGTGCCGAATTGCGGGTGGATACCGATACATTCCCCATTGTCACCGATAATGTGCGTATCGAATGGCAGCCCGATCAGGCGCAGTTCAGGATCAGTGATGCCGGGCTGCAGATCGGCCAGAGCTCGGCTGAATTGTCCGGTGTCTTTGTGATGGGGCTGGACAAAAGCTACGGGCCGACATTGAGCATGTCGCTTGATGCAAAGAACGTGGTTCTGCATCCTAATGACATGGACGCGCCAGAGGTGCCGTTTGATGATGTCTCGTTTACCGGCTGGTCGGCCCCGCTTTACGGCGCGTTGGGGATTGATCAGCTTGTGGCGAAAAAGCCGGGGGTGCTGGTGCGCACCAAGGGGCGCGCGGATATGGTGCGGGCCGGGATCGGCATTGATATGGAGCTGAGCGGCAGCGGTGCGTCGGCCGATGATCTGAAACGGTTATGGCCGTATTTCCTGTCCGGCAGCGCCCGGGACTGGTTTGTCGCGAATGTGATGTCTGGCGCTGTTGAAAATGCCGCGATGCGCTTCAACTTTCCAGTTGGTTCGATGGCGATTGGTGATGAGGACAAGCCCGTGCCCGAGGGGGCCTTGTCGATTGATATTATCGGCAATGATGTCGAGTTTACCCCGACAGATACGATGGCTGCGATCCGAGTTGAGGGCGAGACGCGGCTGCAGGTGCGCGATGACATGACCACAGTGGGTATGGATGGCGCAACGCTTGCAACGGATGCGGGGCCGGTGAAAGTGTCTGACGCGGCGTTGATCATCGATACCAAGGGGGTCGGCAGTACGGTCTTCGAGCTTTCAGGCGATGTGGATGGAGATATCCCTTCCTTGCTGGCGCTGACCAATGAACAATCCCCCGGGGTCCTGAGCAGCTTTGACGCGCCTGTTGCCCCCGAGACATTGTCCGGCATGGTCAAGGGGTCCCTGGTGGCAACGATTGTCATGGAGGCCGACGATACGGTGCGCAGTGTCGATTACGCGGTCAATGCTGCGGTCGACGACTTTGCCAGCAGTGTGCCGATTGAGAATGTCAGCATCGACGATGGTGACCTCACGTTCTCTGTGACCCCGGCCGGGTATAGTATCAACGGCACTGCCAAGGTCAGCGGCATTGATGCGGTGCTTGATATCAGCGGCCAGCTCGATGGCGAGCCGAATATTCTGCTTTCCTCGGAACTGGACGTTGCGCAGCTCGCAGAGATGGGGTTTGACGCGAGTGCCTATCTCAACGGCAAGGTGCGGTTTGTGGCGCGGCCCGTGGCTGACGGATCGATCCAGGTGGCGGCCGATCTGAAAGATGCGGCGCTGACGGTCACCGATATCGGCATCAGCAAGGCGGCCGGGGTCGCTGGTAGCCTCAATGCGGCAATCACGCCCGATGGCGATATCTACGAGGTCAGCGATGTCAGCCTGACTTTTGCCGATGTCGATATCAAAGGCGGGATGATCGTTGACAATTCGGGGCTGAAATCCGCGGAGTTTTCGACCTTCAAGCTCAGCCCCGGTGATCGTGCTTCGGTGAATGTCACCACCACTGATACTGGTGTTGATCTGGTATTGCGGGGCGATCAGCTTGACCTCAAGCCCATGTTGAAGCGCTTCTTCGCACTTGATCAGATATCAACCGGCGGGCCGCAAGCTACCCAGCTTGATCAGGCGATTTCTCTCGATGTGGAGTTGAAGCAGGCTGTGGGGTTCTATCGGACGACGGCCTATAATCTTGATCTGGAACTGGCGCTGAAAGGCGAAGATATCCGCAATGTGTCGATGCAGGCGCAGTTTGCCGAAGGTAGCGCCGTGTCGATTGCCACCAATCCCACCCAGAGCGGCCGGACAATGTCTGTCGCATTCAACGATCTGGGCACGCTGTTGCGGTTCCTCAATGTCTATCCGCGTCTGCTGGGCGGACAGGGGAGCCTTACCCTGGCACAGGACACGGCACGCAAGGTCGATCGCGGCGACTTGCGCTTGCGTGATTTTGCTTTGGTTGATGAGGAAAAAGTTGTCGAGATACTCGGCAACCACCGGGATTCGCGTGCGCTTGTCGCCAATGAGAACCGGTTGAACTTCAATGATGGGGAAGTGCAGTTCATTCGCCGCTCAGACCGGATTGAAGTGGTTGATGCGGTTCTTGATGGCGATACAACAGGCGGCACGATGCGCGGTTTTGTTTATACCAAGACGCGGCAATATGATCTGACGGGCACCTATATACCGCTGTTTGCGCTCAATAATATTTTCCAGAAACTGCCGATTGTCGGGCAGATCCTTGGCGGGCGCGACGGCGAGGGTTTGGTCGGCGTGACCTTTGCGGTGCGCGGCAGTCTTGATGATCCGCAATTCCTGATCAATCCCGCCTCGATATTGCTCCCCGGCGCCTTCCGTGGCCTGATGGAATTCAGGTCGCGAGAAGCGCCGCGGGAAACACAATAG
- a CDS encoding peroxiredoxin, whose protein sequence is MAILEQGDKAPDFTLETDSGTSFTLSAHKGHPVVLFFYPQDDTQSCTVENMEFTALADAFAAIKAQVVGISPDSTKAHGKFRDKYKLGTTLAADPDHLAINAFGVWGEKTTFGKTYMGLIRSTFLIGPDGRIARQWTVRRVKGHAAEVLEATKALIA, encoded by the coding sequence ATGGCAATATTGGAACAAGGGGATAAAGCCCCCGATTTTACGCTGGAAACAGATAGCGGAACATCCTTCACGCTTTCAGCCCACAAAGGCCATCCAGTTGTCCTGTTCTTTTATCCGCAGGACGACACGCAATCCTGCACGGTAGAAAATATGGAATTCACCGCTTTGGCGGATGCGTTCGCCGCAATCAAGGCCCAGGTCGTCGGGATTTCTCCCGACAGCACAAAGGCCCACGGTAAATTCCGCGACAAATATAAACTTGGCACCACGCTGGCGGCAGATCCGGACCATCTCGCGATTAACGCCTTCGGCGTATGGGGTGAAAAAACCACTTTCGGTAAAACCTATATGGGTCTGATCCGCAGCACCTTTCTGATTGGGCCGGATGGCAGGATCGCCCGGCAATGGACCGTCCGGCGCGTAAAAGGGCATGCCGCAGAAGTGCTGGAGGCCACTAAGGCGCTGATTGCCTGA
- a CDS encoding M23 family metallopeptidase, with protein MRNSNRRIAFSQKQQSQGGHIRPLVFYGMFAVLLTTNVLTLVALLMSGDISNLLKGSADQLQVAYQDRIVALRLEVDRLHSRQYAQAGNLNLQLQELSHQQEVLSEQHNYVKALAEKARELGIDTAAIEDMAPIDDTLITGSITPARASEFPDLEYITQSIGNMMDESRMALTALSDAATDSADTIVAELDRIGLRPALPEAESSGVGGPFEPVPGDINPDSLVNDANAVVAAFERFRIARDAATLAPIQFPVTGKVRQSSTFGVRKDPFLKRQAFHAGLDFAAPSGTIVNSAGAGTVTFVGRKSGYGNVVEVQHMDGLITRYAHLSAFITQKGAKVSAGTPIAKVGSTGRSTGPHLHFEVRKHDKPVNPAAYIKAGKQLARFL; from the coding sequence GTGCGAAATTCCAATCGGCGCATTGCGTTTAGTCAAAAGCAGCAATCCCAAGGTGGCCATATTCGCCCCCTGGTGTTTTACGGCATGTTCGCTGTTTTGCTGACGACAAATGTCCTCACACTTGTGGCGCTGCTGATGAGCGGTGACATCTCCAACCTTCTCAAAGGGTCGGCGGACCAGTTGCAGGTGGCCTATCAGGACCGGATCGTCGCCCTGCGGCTGGAAGTTGACCGGCTGCATTCCCGTCAATATGCCCAGGCAGGCAACCTCAACCTGCAATTGCAGGAACTCTCCCATCAGCAGGAAGTGCTCAGCGAGCAGCATAACTACGTCAAGGCATTGGCGGAAAAGGCGCGCGAACTGGGTATAGATACTGCCGCAATCGAAGACATGGCACCGATTGACGACACATTGATCACCGGATCAATCACCCCTGCCCGCGCCAGTGAATTTCCGGATCTCGAATATATCACTCAATCCATCGGCAACATGATGGATGAAAGCCGCATGGCATTAACGGCTCTCTCGGACGCAGCAACCGATTCAGCCGATACGATCGTGGCCGAACTCGACCGCATCGGCCTTCGGCCTGCATTGCCGGAGGCTGAATCCAGTGGCGTGGGTGGGCCATTTGAACCAGTTCCCGGAGACATCAACCCGGACAGCCTCGTCAACGATGCCAATGCGGTGGTTGCAGCTTTCGAGCGCTTCCGCATCGCCCGTGATGCGGCCACCCTCGCCCCCATACAGTTCCCTGTTACCGGCAAGGTGCGCCAGTCCTCGACTTTTGGCGTGCGCAAGGATCCGTTCCTGAAACGGCAGGCTTTTCACGCAGGGCTGGATTTTGCTGCACCCAGCGGCACGATTGTCAACAGCGCGGGCGCTGGCACCGTCACGTTCGTAGGGCGCAAAAGCGGCTATGGAAATGTTGTTGAAGTCCAGCACATGGATGGCTTGATCACCCGTTATGCGCACCTCTCCGCCTTTATTACTCAAAAAGGCGCAAAGGTGTCGGCCGGCACGCCAATCGCCAAGGTCGGCTCAACGGGGCGCAGTACCGGCCCGCATCTGCATTTCGAAGTGCGCAAGCACGACAAGCCCGTCAATCCCGCCGCCTATATCAAGGCCGGCAAGCAACTGGCCCGGTTTCTTTAG
- the prfB gene encoding peptide chain release factor 2 (programmed frameshift) yields the protein MRAEIEKIVDEIQQALSLLRRHLDWDTAESRLGELNAKAESPDLWNDPAKAQEVMRQRQDLETQIKLVREVEAGIEDNIGLIELGEAEGDDQIVKEAEAALTEMRGTAARMQVETLLSGEADSNDCFVEVHSGAGGTESQDWANMLLRMYTRWAERRKFKVETIEIHDGEEAGIKSATIQIKGHNAYGWLKTESGVHRLVRISPFDSQARRHTSFSSVWVYPVIDDSINIEVSESDVRIDTYRASGAGGQHVNTTDSAVRITHIETGIVVQCQNERSQHKNRATAWTMLRARLYEAELQKREEESMATENSKTDIGWGHQIRSYVLQPYQMVKDLRTNMESTAPSDVLDGDLDAFMEAALAQRVGNTDAENS from the exons ATGCGCGCTGAAATCGAAAAAATCGTTGATGAGATCCAGCAGGCACTCAGCCTGCTAAGGAGGCATCTT GACTGGGATACAGCGGAATCACGTCTCGGCGAACTGAACGCCAAAGCCGAATCGCCTGACCTTTGGAACGACCCTGCCAAGGCGCAGGAAGTCATGCGCCAACGGCAGGACCTTGAGACCCAGATAAAGCTGGTGCGTGAGGTTGAGGCGGGTATTGAGGACAATATCGGCCTGATCGAACTTGGCGAGGCCGAGGGCGATGACCAGATCGTCAAGGAAGCCGAGGCGGCACTCACCGAAATGCGGGGCACGGCGGCACGGATGCAGGTGGAGACCCTGTTGTCCGGCGAAGCCGATTCCAATGATTGCTTTGTGGAAGTGCATTCAGGCGCGGGCGGTACCGAGAGCCAGGACTGGGCCAATATGCTGTTACGCATGTATACGCGCTGGGCAGAGCGGCGGAAGTTCAAGGTCGAGACCATTGAAATTCATGACGGCGAGGAAGCTGGCATCAAATCCGCGACCATCCAGATCAAGGGGCATAATGCCTATGGCTGGCTGAAAACCGAGAGCGGCGTGCACCGTCTGGTGCGGATTTCGCCTTTCGACAGCCAGGCGCGTCGGCATACGAGCTTTTCGAGCGTCTGGGTCTATCCGGTCATCGACGATTCCATCAATATCGAGGTTTCCGAATCCGATGTGCGCATCGATACCTATCGCGCTTCCGGTGCGGGCGGGCAGCATGTGAACACCACGGATAGTGCGGTGCGCATTACCCATATTGAGACGGGGATTGTGGTGCAGTGCCAGAACGAACGTTCCCAGCACAAGAACCGCGCGACGGCATGGACAATGCTGCGGGCCCGGCTTTACGAAGCGGAACTGCAAAAGCGTGAAGAAGAATCCATGGCCACGGAGAACTCCAAAACCGATATCGGTTGGGGACACCAGATCCGCTCTTACGTGCTGCAACCGTACCAGATGGTGAAGGATTTGCGCACCAATATGGAAAGCACCGCGCCGAGCGATGTGCTGGATGGTGATCTTGATGCGTTCATGGAAGCGGCCTTGGCTCAGCGGGTCGGCAATACGGACGCCGAGAACAGCTGA
- a CDS encoding N-acetylmuramoyl-L-alanine amidase — MIRKLVTVLICLLWPLGFVGAQEADGPLPSVIDARVSTTPERARLILDLSGPTDFAVATIADPPQIAVDVRAASVSLKAENVPAGEGIVGGFSVEILEEGRVRTWLALKVPAQVQQAYVLEPIDDQPARLVVDLVPTSESAFLAAAERDLKATVAKLAPDVAPPPPADSGAAPTVTADKARPLIVIDPGHGGIDSGAEAGNGIKEKDIVLAFSRVLQKLLIETGKFDVALTREDDSFLRLEERVALARANKADLFLSIHADYFQQEEVRGASVYIRDERATDALDKVLADNENRVDIIAGFAVPKMDNHVVNILVDLMRREMRRQSYRVAQSIVTQMQPSVQLRRFPVRKANFMVLQAPDVPSVLVELGFLSNAKDISNLTTDTWRDNVAEALARGVTTYFEGFTQK, encoded by the coding sequence GTGATCAGAAAACTTGTAACCGTATTGATCTGTCTCCTGTGGCCACTCGGGTTCGTTGGGGCGCAAGAGGCGGATGGCCCCTTACCCTCGGTTATCGATGCCCGGGTTTCCACCACGCCGGAACGAGCAAGGCTGATCCTTGATCTGTCGGGTCCGACTGATTTTGCCGTGGCCACCATTGCCGACCCGCCGCAAATAGCGGTGGACGTGCGGGCCGCTTCGGTCAGTCTCAAGGCCGAGAATGTTCCGGCAGGTGAGGGCATTGTCGGTGGATTTTCGGTTGAAATTCTGGAAGAGGGACGGGTGCGGACCTGGCTGGCGCTCAAGGTGCCTGCCCAGGTGCAACAGGCCTATGTGCTGGAGCCGATCGACGATCAACCAGCCCGTTTGGTTGTAGACCTCGTGCCGACTTCCGAAAGCGCGTTTCTTGCAGCGGCAGAACGCGATCTCAAGGCCACCGTTGCCAAGCTTGCTCCGGATGTTGCACCGCCACCGCCTGCGGATAGCGGTGCAGCCCCCACAGTGACTGCTGACAAGGCTCGACCCCTTATCGTTATAGATCCGGGGCATGGCGGGATCGATTCCGGGGCAGAGGCCGGTAACGGGATCAAGGAAAAGGATATCGTTCTTGCCTTTTCCCGTGTGCTGCAAAAACTGCTCATCGAGACAGGCAAATTCGACGTCGCCCTGACGCGCGAGGATGATTCATTTCTGCGGCTGGAAGAGCGTGTGGCGCTGGCACGCGCCAACAAGGCCGACCTGTTCCTCTCCATTCATGCCGATTATTTTCAACAGGAAGAAGTGCGTGGTGCCAGCGTTTATATCCGCGATGAACGGGCGACCGATGCGCTGGACAAGGTGCTGGCCGACAATGAGAACCGGGTCGACATTATTGCCGGGTTCGCGGTGCCAAAGATGGACAACCATGTGGTCAATATTCTGGTGGATCTGATGCGCCGGGAAATGCGCCGGCAGTCCTATCGCGTGGCGCAATCGATTGTGACGCAGATGCAGCCGAGCGTGCAATTGCGGCGCTTCCCGGTGCGCAAAGCCAATTTCATGGTGCTGCAGGCCCCGGATGTGCCATCGGTTCTGGTTGAACTGGGATTTTTGTCCAATGCCAAGGATATCTCCAACCTGACGACTGACACATGGCGGGACAATGTCGCTGAAGCGTTGGCGCGGGGCGTCACAACCTATTTTGAAGGTTTTACACAAAAGTAA
- a CDS encoding penicillin-binding protein 1A, producing the protein MLRLIGWLFGFGMFVGLIALGVGGFYLSTLTKDLPDYTVLKDYRPPVTTRVHAADGTLLAEYARERRLFQPIETIPAQVIQAFISAEDKDFYSHGGIAFDGVLRALRDNIQKRLDGGNGPLAGASTITQQVAKNFLLTSEQTWDRKIKEAVLAMRIEDAFTKDQILELYLNEIFLGLNSYGIAAAALNYFDKALYELDLSEAAYLAALPKGPNNYHPFRRPKAAIERRNWVLDRMSENGYITPEQTSAAKQESLNVVPRRSGSQLFSAEYFTEEVRRELASLYGEDQLYGGGLSVRTTLEPKLQAYARKALMDGLVKFDQSKGFRGPVATIDTSGDWGMTLNGVEPLSDVPEWTLAVVLEMDRNEARIGLRPSKDIDGKVLADRTTGQLPGPEIKWVSKPLSELLSVGDVVYVAPVEGKDGVYTMMQVPEVEGSLVAMDPRTGRVVALVGGFSFALSEFNRATQAMRQPGSAFKPIVYSAALDNGYTPASVVLDAPLEIQNADGSTWRPENYGREFYGPQTLRRGIERSRNVMTVRLAKDIGMPLVAEYARLFGLYDDMLPVLAMSLGSGETTDMKMTAAYATIANGGRRIVPTLIDRIQDRYGKTVYKHDQRVCDGCQATEWHNQEEPLIIDNREQVLDPMTAYQITSMMQGVVQRGTGTNARRLDRPVAGKTGTSSDYKDAWFLGFTPELAVGVYVGYDTPRSMGRSATGGEFATPIFTDFMEKALEGKPATPFPMPGGMTQTWIDPATGIKAIAGEAAILEAFKPGTGPNLITSVIGVDSEAFINIEDGGSTDVNAGRGGLF; encoded by the coding sequence ATGCTGCGTTTGATCGGCTGGTTGTTTGGATTCGGGATGTTTGTGGGGCTGATCGCTCTCGGCGTTGGCGGCTTCTACTTATCCACGCTCACCAAGGATCTGCCCGATTATACGGTGCTCAAAGATTATCGTCCGCCAGTGACCACACGTGTCCATGCGGCGGATGGAACGCTTTTGGCCGAATATGCGCGCGAGCGCCGGTTGTTCCAGCCTATCGAAACCATTCCAGCGCAGGTGATCCAGGCTTTCATTTCTGCCGAGGACAAGGATTTCTATTCGCATGGCGGTATCGCGTTTGACGGCGTTCTGCGCGCGTTGCGCGATAATATCCAGAAGCGTCTGGATGGCGGGAACGGGCCGTTGGCCGGTGCATCGACGATCACCCAGCAGGTGGCGAAGAACTTCCTTTTGACCAGCGAGCAGACCTGGGACCGCAAAATCAAGGAAGCGGTATTGGCGATGCGCATCGAAGATGCCTTCACCAAGGACCAGATTCTGGAATTGTATCTGAACGAGATTTTCCTGGGTCTCAATTCCTATGGTATCGCGGCTGCGGCGCTGAACTATTTCGACAAGGCGCTTTATGAGCTCGACCTGTCGGAAGCTGCCTATCTCGCCGCGCTTCCCAAAGGCCCCAATAATTACCACCCATTCCGTCGCCCAAAGGCCGCCATTGAACGGCGCAACTGGGTGCTCGACAGGATGTCCGAGAATGGCTACATCACGCCCGAACAGACCAGCGCGGCGAAGCAGGAAAGCCTGAATGTGGTGCCGCGGCGTTCCGGCTCGCAGCTGTTTTCGGCTGAATATTTCACCGAGGAAGTGCGCCGCGAGCTAGCCAGCCTTTATGGCGAAGACCAGCTTTATGGCGGCGGTCTGAGTGTTCGGACCACGCTTGAGCCGAAATTGCAGGCCTATGCCCGCAAGGCGCTGATGGACGGCCTGGTCAAGTTTGACCAGAGCAAAGGGTTTCGCGGGCCCGTCGCCACCATTGATACGAGTGGGGACTGGGGCATGACCCTTAACGGCGTCGAGCCGCTGAGCGATGTGCCTGAATGGACGCTGGCTGTTGTGCTGGAGATGGACAGGAACGAGGCCCGTATCGGGTTGCGGCCCAGCAAGGATATTGACGGCAAGGTACTGGCCGATCGCACGACCGGGCAATTGCCGGGACCAGAGATCAAGTGGGTCAGCAAACCGCTTTCCGAACTCCTGAGCGTGGGTGATGTGGTTTATGTCGCGCCTGTCGAGGGCAAGGACGGCGTTTACACCATGATGCAGGTGCCCGAGGTGGAAGGCTCGCTTGTGGCGATGGATCCGCGAACAGGCCGCGTTGTGGCGCTGGTTGGCGGGTTCTCCTTTGCCCTGTCCGAGTTCAATCGCGCAACACAGGCCATGCGTCAGCCGGGTTCGGCTTTCAAGCCGATTGTTTATTCAGCCGCACTCGACAATGGCTATACCCCGGCATCCGTGGTGCTGGATGCGCCGCTTGAAATCCAGAATGCGGACGGCAGCACCTGGCGGCCCGAGAATTATGGCCGGGAATTCTATGGCCCGCAGACATTGCGCCGTGGCATCGAGCGGTCGCGTAACGTCATGACAGTGCGCCTGGCCAAGGATATCGGCATGCCGCTGGTTGCAGAATATGCGCGTCTGTTTGGTCTTTATGACGATATGTTGCCGGTTTTGGCCATGTCGCTGGGCTCGGGCGAGACCACGGACATGAAAATGACCGCAGCTTATGCCACCATTGCCAATGGGGGACGGCGTATTGTGCCGACCCTGATTGACCGGATTCAGGACCGCTACGGCAAGACCGTATACAAGCACGACCAGCGTGTTTGCGATGGGTGTCAGGCCACCGAATGGCATAATCAGGAAGAACCTCTGATCATCGATAACCGTGAACAAGTGCTCGACCCGATGACGGCTTATCAGATTACGTCGATGATGCAGGGTGTTGTGCAGCGCGGCACCGGAACCAATGCCAGACGGCTGGATCGCCCGGTTGCCGGCAAGACAGGCACGTCGAGCGATTACAAGGATGCCTGGTTCCTCGGGTTCACCCCGGAACTGGCGGTGGGTGTGTATGTTGGCTACGACACGCCGCGTTCCATGGGGCGTTCGGCGACCGGCGGCGAGTTTGCCACGCCCATCTTTACGGATTTCATGGAGAAGGCGCTTGAGGGCAAGCCGGCAACGCCATTCCCCATGCCCGGCGGGATGACCCAGACCTGGATTGATCCGGCGACAGGCATCAAGGCAATTGCCGGTGAGGCGGCTATTCTCGAGGCGTTCAAGCCGGGCACTGGCCCCAACCTGATCACATCGGTGATCGGCGTTGATTCCGAGGCCTTCATCAATATCGAGGATGGTGGTTCCACCGATGTGAATGCGGGGCGCGGCGGCCTTTTCTAG